Part of the Candidatus Poribacteria bacterium genome, CGGCATAAGATACTGGAGGAGACCGAGGGCCAGGGGAATGGCCTATAGGATCAGGCGCAGGAGATGCCATATAACCGTTATACTCGACTCAATGGAAGGAGAACAACCATGAAAAAACTAATCAGATCTTTTTGAGCTTGGATAGGAGGTCTCAGTGGGACAGAAATCTCACCCCAGGGGATTGAGGCTCGGGTATATAGAGACGTGGGATTCAAAGTGGTATGCTGAAAAGGAGTACGCCGATTGGCTACATGAGGATCTTATGATCCAACGATACGTCAAGGAGCGGATGTACAGGGCAGGGATATCCCGCGTCCAGGTCGAAAGGTCGACGGACAGGTGTGTCGTTCACATCTTCACGGCACGCCCAGGTATCGTCATAGGGCGCAGGGGCGCCGAAGTGGAGGCGCTGACCCAGGAGCTGATGGAGCTGACGGGGAAGAACATCAGGATAGCTATAGAGGAGGTCAAAAGGCCGGAGCTCGACGCACAACTGGTCGCTGAGGGGATCGCACTGCAGCTTGAAAGGCGTGCTCCGTTCAGGCA contains:
- the rpsC gene encoding 30S ribosomal protein S3 → MGQKSHPRGLRLGYIETWDSKWYAEKEYADWLHEDLMIQRYVKERMYRAGISRVQVERSTDRCVVHIFTARPGIVIGRRGAEVEALTQELMELTGKNIRIAIEEVKRPELDAQLVAEGIALQLERRAPFRQTMKRAVAAAMRSGAQGIRIEIKGRIAGAEIARKEREMEGRVPLQTLRAMIDYGFAEAHTVYGKIGVKVWISKGEVIGKPEEETEEEKTAPPVQPRSESTPPRRRRRRRRSDRREARRSAE